One segment of Toxotes jaculatrix isolate fToxJac2 chromosome 8, fToxJac2.pri, whole genome shotgun sequence DNA contains the following:
- the creb5b gene encoding cyclic AMP-responsive element-binding protein 5 isoform X4, which produces MGNHDTSIVIQQALPSPQSSSVITQAPSTNRQIGPVPGSLSSLLHLRNRQRQPLPASMPGTLPDPTMPGSSAVLMPMERQMSMGSNMMGMQGPAHSSSCSSTHIPSMHSEAKLRLKAALSHHPGAIANGNMNSMGHMMEMMSSRQEQGTHHHMHSHPHQHLQAPPHAYHHHSHHHHNQGHGQGGHHHPQGHNPHHNSHNPHLHPGHPHQTSPHPPMHSASQMSPATQQMQPTQTMQSPPPSGGRRRRVVDEDPDERRRKFLERNRAAATRCRQKRKVWVMSLEKKAEELTQTNMQLQNEVTMLKNEVTQLKQLLLTHKDCPITTMQKESQGYLSPESSPAGSPAPACSQQQVIQHNTITTSTTTVGGSSVHGQANHRTDINPIH; this is translated from the exons ATGGGCAACCATGATACCAGCATAGTGATCCAGCAGGCCCTACCCTCTCCTCAGTCCAGCTCCGTCATCACTCAGGCTCCATCCACGAATAGACAGATAGG gCCTGTCCCCGGGTCTCTGTCCTCACTGCTGCACCTacgaaacagacagagacagcctCTGCCAGCCTCCATGCCTGGAACGCTGCCAGACCCGACCATGCCTGGCTCCTCTGCTGTGCTGATGCCC ATGGAGAGACAAATGTCCATGGGCTCCAATATGATGGGTATGCAAGGACCCGCCCACAGCAGCTCCTGCTCTTCCACTCACATTCCCTCCATGCACTCAGAAGCCAAACTG AGGCTGAAGGCTGCACTTTCACACCACCCTGGTGCCATCGCCAACGGGAACATGAACTCCATGGGCCACATGATGGAGATGATGTCATCGCGGCAGGAGCAAGGCACCCACCATCACATGCACTCACACCCGCACCAGCACCTGCAAGCCCCTCCCCACGCCTACCACCACCACAGCCATCACCACCACAACCAGGGCCACGGCCAGGGTGGACACCATCACCCGCAGGGACACAACCCCCATCACAACTCTCACAATCCCCACCTCCACCCGGGTCACCCACACCAGACCTCGCCGCACCCTCCAATGCACTCTGCTTCACAG ATGTCACCTGCAACTCAGCAGATGCAGCCTACACAGACGATGCAGTCTCCACCCCCCAGCGGCGGGCGGCGCAGGCGAGTAGTGGACGAGGATCCGGATGAACGTCGGCGGAAGTTTCTGGAGAGGAACAGAGCGGCAGCAACAAGATgcagacagaagagaaaagtgTGGGTGATGTCTTTAGAGAAGAAGGCAGAGGAGCTCACCCAGACCAACATGCAGCTTCAG AACGAAGTGACCATGCTAAAGAACGAGGTGACCCAACTCAAGCAGCTTCTTCTAACACACAAGGACTGTCCCATCACCACTATGCAGAAAGAGTCCCAAGGTTACCTCA GTCCAGAGAGCAGTCCGGCGGGAAGTCCAGCGCCAGCGTGCTCGCAGCAGCAGGTCATTCAGCACAACAccatcaccacctccaccacgaCTGTAGGGGGCAGCAGTGTGCACGGGCAAGCCAACCACCGCACAGACATTAACCCCATCCACTAG
- the creb5b gene encoding cyclic AMP-responsive element-binding protein 5 isoform X2 codes for MQRTVHASLQFYEKSARVMNSDQERPFVCNAPGCSQRFPTEDHLMIHRHKHEMTLKFPSIKNDNMLSDQTPTPTRFLKNCEEVGLFSELDCSIEQEFCKAQEEEDSKQNISLHGQAGQGQHQQSHSRMGNHDTSIVIQQALPSPQSSSVITQAPSTNRQIGPVPGSLSSLLHLRNRQRQPLPASMPGTLPDPTMPGSSAVLMPMERQMSMGSNMMGMQGPAHSSSCSSTHIPSMHSEAKLRLKAALSHHPGAIANGNMNSMGHMMEMMSSRQEQGTHHHMHSHPHQHLQAPPHAYHHHSHHHHNQGHGQGGHHHPQGHNPHHNSHNPHLHPGHPHQTSPHPPMHSASQMSPATQQMQPTQTMQSPPPSGGRRRRVVDEDPDERRRKFLERNRAAATRCRQKRKVWVMSLEKKAEELTQTNMQLQNEVTMLKNEVTQLKQLLLTHKDCPITTMQKESQGYLSPESSPAGSPAPACSQQQVIQHNTITTSTTTVGGSSVHGQANHRTDINPIH; via the exons ATGCAGAGGACCGTGCATGCGTCTCTGCAG ttttatgaGAAGTCGGCCAGAGTGATGAACTCAGACCAGGAAAGGCCGTTCGTGTGCAACGCTCCTGGCTGCTCTCAG CGATTCCCCACGGAGGACCATTTGATGATACATCGACACAAACATGAGATGACCCTTAAGTTCCCCTCCATAAAGAACGACAACATGTTATCAG ACCAAACGCCCACACCCACGCGTTTCTTGAAGAACTGTGAGGAGGTGGGATTGTTCAGTGAACTGGACTGCTCCATTGAGCAGGAGTTTTGCAAGGcccaggaagaagaggacagtaAACAG aaCATCTCACTGCATGGCCAGGCAGGCCAAGGCCAGCACCAGCAGTCCCACTCACGGATGGGCAACCATGATACCAGCATAGTGATCCAGCAGGCCCTACCCTCTCCTCAGTCCAGCTCCGTCATCACTCAGGCTCCATCCACGAATAGACAGATAGG gCCTGTCCCCGGGTCTCTGTCCTCACTGCTGCACCTacgaaacagacagagacagcctCTGCCAGCCTCCATGCCTGGAACGCTGCCAGACCCGACCATGCCTGGCTCCTCTGCTGTGCTGATGCCC ATGGAGAGACAAATGTCCATGGGCTCCAATATGATGGGTATGCAAGGACCCGCCCACAGCAGCTCCTGCTCTTCCACTCACATTCCCTCCATGCACTCAGAAGCCAAACTG AGGCTGAAGGCTGCACTTTCACACCACCCTGGTGCCATCGCCAACGGGAACATGAACTCCATGGGCCACATGATGGAGATGATGTCATCGCGGCAGGAGCAAGGCACCCACCATCACATGCACTCACACCCGCACCAGCACCTGCAAGCCCCTCCCCACGCCTACCACCACCACAGCCATCACCACCACAACCAGGGCCACGGCCAGGGTGGACACCATCACCCGCAGGGACACAACCCCCATCACAACTCTCACAATCCCCACCTCCACCCGGGTCACCCACACCAGACCTCGCCGCACCCTCCAATGCACTCTGCTTCACAG ATGTCACCTGCAACTCAGCAGATGCAGCCTACACAGACGATGCAGTCTCCACCCCCCAGCGGCGGGCGGCGCAGGCGAGTAGTGGACGAGGATCCGGATGAACGTCGGCGGAAGTTTCTGGAGAGGAACAGAGCGGCAGCAACAAGATgcagacagaagagaaaagtgTGGGTGATGTCTTTAGAGAAGAAGGCAGAGGAGCTCACCCAGACCAACATGCAGCTTCAG AACGAAGTGACCATGCTAAAGAACGAGGTGACCCAACTCAAGCAGCTTCTTCTAACACACAAGGACTGTCCCATCACCACTATGCAGAAAGAGTCCCAAGGTTACCTCA GTCCAGAGAGCAGTCCGGCGGGAAGTCCAGCGCCAGCGTGCTCGCAGCAGCAGGTCATTCAGCACAACAccatcaccacctccaccacgaCTGTAGGGGGCAGCAGTGTGCACGGGCAAGCCAACCACCGCACAGACATTAACCCCATCCACTAG
- the creb5b gene encoding cyclic AMP-responsive element-binding protein 5 isoform X3, which yields MNSDQERPFVCNAPGCSQRFPTEDHLMIHRHKHEMTLKFPSIKNDNMLSDQTPTPTRFLKNCEEVGLFSELDCSIEQEFCKAQEEEDSKQNISLHGQAGQGQHQQSHSRMGNHDTSIVIQQALPSPQSSSVITQAPSTNRQIGPVPGSLSSLLHLRNRQRQPLPASMPGTLPDPTMPGSSAVLMPMERQMSMGSNMMGMQGPAHSSSCSSTHIPSMHSEAKLRLKAALSHHPGAIANGNMNSMGHMMEMMSSRQEQGTHHHMHSHPHQHLQAPPHAYHHHSHHHHNQGHGQGGHHHPQGHNPHHNSHNPHLHPGHPHQTSPHPPMHSASQMSPATQQMQPTQTMQSPPPSGGRRRRVVDEDPDERRRKFLERNRAAATRCRQKRKVWVMSLEKKAEELTQTNMQLQNEVTMLKNEVTQLKQLLLTHKDCPITTMQKESQGYLSPESSPAGSPAPACSQQQVIQHNTITTSTTTVGGSSVHGQANHRTDINPIH from the exons ATGAACTCAGACCAGGAAAGGCCGTTCGTGTGCAACGCTCCTGGCTGCTCTCAG CGATTCCCCACGGAGGACCATTTGATGATACATCGACACAAACATGAGATGACCCTTAAGTTCCCCTCCATAAAGAACGACAACATGTTATCAG ACCAAACGCCCACACCCACGCGTTTCTTGAAGAACTGTGAGGAGGTGGGATTGTTCAGTGAACTGGACTGCTCCATTGAGCAGGAGTTTTGCAAGGcccaggaagaagaggacagtaAACAG aaCATCTCACTGCATGGCCAGGCAGGCCAAGGCCAGCACCAGCAGTCCCACTCACGGATGGGCAACCATGATACCAGCATAGTGATCCAGCAGGCCCTACCCTCTCCTCAGTCCAGCTCCGTCATCACTCAGGCTCCATCCACGAATAGACAGATAGG gCCTGTCCCCGGGTCTCTGTCCTCACTGCTGCACCTacgaaacagacagagacagcctCTGCCAGCCTCCATGCCTGGAACGCTGCCAGACCCGACCATGCCTGGCTCCTCTGCTGTGCTGATGCCC ATGGAGAGACAAATGTCCATGGGCTCCAATATGATGGGTATGCAAGGACCCGCCCACAGCAGCTCCTGCTCTTCCACTCACATTCCCTCCATGCACTCAGAAGCCAAACTG AGGCTGAAGGCTGCACTTTCACACCACCCTGGTGCCATCGCCAACGGGAACATGAACTCCATGGGCCACATGATGGAGATGATGTCATCGCGGCAGGAGCAAGGCACCCACCATCACATGCACTCACACCCGCACCAGCACCTGCAAGCCCCTCCCCACGCCTACCACCACCACAGCCATCACCACCACAACCAGGGCCACGGCCAGGGTGGACACCATCACCCGCAGGGACACAACCCCCATCACAACTCTCACAATCCCCACCTCCACCCGGGTCACCCACACCAGACCTCGCCGCACCCTCCAATGCACTCTGCTTCACAG ATGTCACCTGCAACTCAGCAGATGCAGCCTACACAGACGATGCAGTCTCCACCCCCCAGCGGCGGGCGGCGCAGGCGAGTAGTGGACGAGGATCCGGATGAACGTCGGCGGAAGTTTCTGGAGAGGAACAGAGCGGCAGCAACAAGATgcagacagaagagaaaagtgTGGGTGATGTCTTTAGAGAAGAAGGCAGAGGAGCTCACCCAGACCAACATGCAGCTTCAG AACGAAGTGACCATGCTAAAGAACGAGGTGACCCAACTCAAGCAGCTTCTTCTAACACACAAGGACTGTCCCATCACCACTATGCAGAAAGAGTCCCAAGGTTACCTCA GTCCAGAGAGCAGTCCGGCGGGAAGTCCAGCGCCAGCGTGCTCGCAGCAGCAGGTCATTCAGCACAACAccatcaccacctccaccacgaCTGTAGGGGGCAGCAGTGTGCACGGGCAAGCCAACCACCGCACAGACATTAACCCCATCCACTAG
- the creb5b gene encoding cyclic AMP-responsive element-binding protein 5 isoform X1 — protein sequence MVGVPLTPPVMFGPFFSESFGDSNIYKFYEKSARVMNSDQERPFVCNAPGCSQRFPTEDHLMIHRHKHEMTLKFPSIKNDNMLSDQTPTPTRFLKNCEEVGLFSELDCSIEQEFCKAQEEEDSKQNISLHGQAGQGQHQQSHSRMGNHDTSIVIQQALPSPQSSSVITQAPSTNRQIGPVPGSLSSLLHLRNRQRQPLPASMPGTLPDPTMPGSSAVLMPMERQMSMGSNMMGMQGPAHSSSCSSTHIPSMHSEAKLRLKAALSHHPGAIANGNMNSMGHMMEMMSSRQEQGTHHHMHSHPHQHLQAPPHAYHHHSHHHHNQGHGQGGHHHPQGHNPHHNSHNPHLHPGHPHQTSPHPPMHSASQMSPATQQMQPTQTMQSPPPSGGRRRRVVDEDPDERRRKFLERNRAAATRCRQKRKVWVMSLEKKAEELTQTNMQLQNEVTMLKNEVTQLKQLLLTHKDCPITTMQKESQGYLSPESSPAGSPAPACSQQQVIQHNTITTSTTTVGGSSVHGQANHRTDINPIH from the exons ATGGTTGGTGTCCCCCTGACTCCACCGGTGATGTTTGGACCATTCTTCTCAGAAAGCTTTGGAGACTCAAACATTTATAAG ttttatgaGAAGTCGGCCAGAGTGATGAACTCAGACCAGGAAAGGCCGTTCGTGTGCAACGCTCCTGGCTGCTCTCAG CGATTCCCCACGGAGGACCATTTGATGATACATCGACACAAACATGAGATGACCCTTAAGTTCCCCTCCATAAAGAACGACAACATGTTATCAG ACCAAACGCCCACACCCACGCGTTTCTTGAAGAACTGTGAGGAGGTGGGATTGTTCAGTGAACTGGACTGCTCCATTGAGCAGGAGTTTTGCAAGGcccaggaagaagaggacagtaAACAG aaCATCTCACTGCATGGCCAGGCAGGCCAAGGCCAGCACCAGCAGTCCCACTCACGGATGGGCAACCATGATACCAGCATAGTGATCCAGCAGGCCCTACCCTCTCCTCAGTCCAGCTCCGTCATCACTCAGGCTCCATCCACGAATAGACAGATAGG gCCTGTCCCCGGGTCTCTGTCCTCACTGCTGCACCTacgaaacagacagagacagcctCTGCCAGCCTCCATGCCTGGAACGCTGCCAGACCCGACCATGCCTGGCTCCTCTGCTGTGCTGATGCCC ATGGAGAGACAAATGTCCATGGGCTCCAATATGATGGGTATGCAAGGACCCGCCCACAGCAGCTCCTGCTCTTCCACTCACATTCCCTCCATGCACTCAGAAGCCAAACTG AGGCTGAAGGCTGCACTTTCACACCACCCTGGTGCCATCGCCAACGGGAACATGAACTCCATGGGCCACATGATGGAGATGATGTCATCGCGGCAGGAGCAAGGCACCCACCATCACATGCACTCACACCCGCACCAGCACCTGCAAGCCCCTCCCCACGCCTACCACCACCACAGCCATCACCACCACAACCAGGGCCACGGCCAGGGTGGACACCATCACCCGCAGGGACACAACCCCCATCACAACTCTCACAATCCCCACCTCCACCCGGGTCACCCACACCAGACCTCGCCGCACCCTCCAATGCACTCTGCTTCACAG ATGTCACCTGCAACTCAGCAGATGCAGCCTACACAGACGATGCAGTCTCCACCCCCCAGCGGCGGGCGGCGCAGGCGAGTAGTGGACGAGGATCCGGATGAACGTCGGCGGAAGTTTCTGGAGAGGAACAGAGCGGCAGCAACAAGATgcagacagaagagaaaagtgTGGGTGATGTCTTTAGAGAAGAAGGCAGAGGAGCTCACCCAGACCAACATGCAGCTTCAG AACGAAGTGACCATGCTAAAGAACGAGGTGACCCAACTCAAGCAGCTTCTTCTAACACACAAGGACTGTCCCATCACCACTATGCAGAAAGAGTCCCAAGGTTACCTCA GTCCAGAGAGCAGTCCGGCGGGAAGTCCAGCGCCAGCGTGCTCGCAGCAGCAGGTCATTCAGCACAACAccatcaccacctccaccacgaCTGTAGGGGGCAGCAGTGTGCACGGGCAAGCCAACCACCGCACAGACATTAACCCCATCCACTAG